ATTTAAGCCACGAATTTCTAGCTGAGATCCCTCTATAAGTTATATTACCTAAACTACCTATGAGTTGTTGGGGTAATGAATCTTTAAGTAAGATCGCCAGTGAAATTGGAAAACCTTTGTTTTTAGATGAATGTACTACTGAGCAAATAAGAATCTCCTATGAGAGGATGCTGATAGAAGTTAATGTAACAAAGACCCTGCCGACAGAGATAGCTATTATGGATCCTAGAGGCAGAAAATTTTAACGGCAGTTGGTGTATGAGTAGAAGCCTAATTATTGTGACAAATGCCAGAAGATTGGGCACATATGTCCTACTCAACAAGGACCTAAGATGCAACAGAATGAGCAGCCAAAACGAAGAAGAGAACAAAAGAAAGTAACATATGAATGGAGAACTAAAGCACCAGTGGGGGTTGAAACTACCAATAAAGTGAATCAGCCACAAACTCCTACAACATAACAACAGGAACAAGTTAGCTTAGTTGTGGTGACTAAGGAAGCTAACTTGTCACAGGAGACTAGAAAGATTCAAGAGATTGCTGAAAATGAGGCTACAAGAATGAGGCCAACAGGTAAAGGCAAAGAGGTTGAAAGTCCAAtgatgaacttagaaaatttttctttactgaCATCTCTTAGTTATAGGAATAGTCTCCATAAAGGGTCCATGAGTACCAGTGTGAGCTCCTCTCTACCTCATGACAGAGGTGGGGGCACTCACAAGACTCTATGACTTGGCTAATATGGAATTTTAGGGGCATTAATAAATAGTACAAGCAGAAAGAGCTGAAGAAATATCTCATAGCTAGAAACATAAAGCTTGCTGGTATCATAGAAACTCGAGTTAAGGAACATAATATGAAGAAAGTGTGCCCCATATTGCCCCTGACTGGAAAATTTTATACAATTACACATGTGCAACCAATACGAGAATTTGGATAATATAGGATCCGTGTTATTATAAAGTTACTCTAATAAGAATAGAAGCACAAACTGCTCATTGCCTAGTTAATGGAATCAGAGGAGATCAAGAATGTCTACTTACTATGGTCTATGGATTCAACACTATTGAGCAGAGGAAATAATTGTGGGATAATCTTATGGAGATCGGCCATGGGGTCAACAAACCATGGGTCCTTGGAGGAGATTTCAAATATGTGTTGCAGCTTCAAGACAGGATCAATGGGAATCCAGTAAACCTTGCTGAGATTCATGATTTCACAAAATGTGTACAAGAATTAGGTATTAATGAATTGGCATGCGAAGGTGATTACTACACTTGGTCTAACAAACAAGATGGAATGGACAGACTCTGGAGTAGAATCAATAGAATGTTTGGCAATTATGAATGGATGATGCAGTGGGGACACATCACTACTGTGTATGATGTTACTTTCATATCTGATCATAACCCTATGAGCTTGAAATTCACAGTAGACCAAGGCAACAGGAGAATTCCTTCTAAGTTCTTCAATATATGGGTTGATCATGAAAACTTTCTCAGTATTGTACAGCAAGTGCGGAGTCAAAGAGTATACAGgtgctgtcacacctcttttttgcCACACAACCCTAACCTATTACGAGgctgagttagaagagttttttcaattgaagtgacgttttgaaaagggattgtttatttggagtcgccacttggaattgagttttgatgttccaagtcaccttttatcttgaatcccttatcaaaaggaaggtttgactcctaatttatggtctacgaaaatagaagaccgagtaagaaattctgttgaccgaggagaaggtgtaaggcacccctcgagtcctgtggttctagcacggtcgctttattgactaaatGTAAGacttaaatcaatttttgacTATTCTTGTAATTTATTGGTTGTGGTTTGCCTACTAccgcttaattaattattgtattttattaattGTTTGGACCCTGATGCAATACATACACAAGGTATTTTTTTGAAGTTGGATATTAAACCAAGGTACGGAACATACATATGgttaaaacataattattttgaatttaaaggtatcaagacgcgggaatgcgcacatgatccttttattacTTAAACATATCAATCCAAAgttcgggtatgaacacatgggctaatatttaaagtacATATAAATTTTTTCTAGAGTTTTAGAGTATCTCAATTATTTTGTCTCTTTTAGATTCGAgatatttaattatatattttaatattattttattacttattGCAACGAACCTTGAATTAGTTCATGGCTCATTTCGCTCCCTCacaattattttatttcttataacGAGCTTTGAATTAATTCGCAACCCTTATCTCTcatttataattatatattttttaaagccTTGAAATGTGTCTAGGCTCAATGAATTGTATTCTCCCGCAAACCCACTCTATTTGCATCATTATCAACAAACTAAAAGAATGCATGTCTAGAAACTCCAAATCAGAATCCGAACATGctaaaataaaagaatatttaaaataataaatcaaATCACAAATAGAACCAAATATAGATATTCACTATTAATCACAATAAATGAAAGATCAACATAAaactaagaaaaaaaaaataatcaatgGAAATGTCACCCACTTCTCTCGTGAGTTTTATAACACTGAAAAAAACATATTCCAAACAACACATAAAAGCAGGATTAAAATAAAATCTAAATCCAAAACATGATACAAGGATCTTACATAAATGTTTGAAGGGAAGTAAAACTTTCTTTTGAATGATGATACAGTCGTAAATTAATAGCCATTAAAGAACTCATGGTCAACTTGACTTTAAGCTTCAGAAACTACTTATTAATGAATAACACAACATCATATATAATATTATGGATTAAATTATTCTTATTTATTTAGCATTAACGTCATTTTAACACCAAAAACAAAAACTAGGAAAGAATATAGTAGCCTCGAAACAGTGAATAGGACATGCTaaagatttagaaaaataatatttttaaacacACAACAAGgattaagagaaaaataaaaactcaaataataaataaaatataaattagggAAACACAACAACTTCATAATAGATCTTAATTCTTCTTAAATAGCTATCTACAGTTTATATTCCGACAAACACATTAAAATATATTAAGCAAAAGATTAGAAGAAAACCTGTAGAGCGAGGTTTCTTTAATAAGAATAAAAACTAGTACAAACTTTAGCTCcaaaaatttcaagtgaaaatgacaAGCAAATAAAGGAAATGGGATGTATGTGACGAGAACCAATGTCACCGAGAACAACCGAAACCAAGTAGTAACCAAACATCCACTCGTATCTCTCACTGTTTGAACTCCATATTTTTAAGCTTTTTCAAAGAAGATCAAGAAGTCAAATGTTTTCTAAACTCTtcatttcagattttattttttcGGTCCCTCCCCcctttttaaagaaaattttggtGGTTACCTTATAATGTGCAAAGGAGTTGGTTTACATGGGAATAAGTTGAAAAAATATATGAGGGTGTGTGCTAGACATGAGAGTGGGAGTCATGGGGTAAGTGTTTAGGTAATTAATAGGAGAaatcttttatattttttattttgttacttttttgTTCTTCTCGTTAGTtgcctttttttttaaatatataacttttacttttttttaaatgaATAAAAGAGAAAGTAAAATGCATAGCTAAAAATATTAGTCAACTACTTTTATacttaaatattatatacataagaaaattaaatatttacactATAGTTTAAATTATACTAAGAAAAATACTACTATAACTTACATTTAAAATTAGAagaaatcaaatatatatatatatatatatatatatatatatatattgtaaattttcttctatttaaacATAGGAGCAAATCTTATACTCTAAGAATGTgaatattttttgtaatttttaatttaatttttctttttcaaataaaacctattaagagtaagataaaagtttaaaatatcaggATTAGACCTAGAAAAATTATTtatactaaaatagtatagaatccgggagtggtcaaaaattaggtattcacaggtGAAAAATGCAGGACATTTGgatgaaattgtagaaacttaGACCATTTCTCAAGAAACTTAATATTGAAGAGTTTAAATTCATCAGACAGAAGATTGATACAGCAAGGAACGAGCTTCTCATAGTTCAAAAGAGCATCAATACTAATTGTACTGATGAGCTGACTGAGAAGGAGACAAATCTTATCCAAAGCCTAGAAAAATGGGATATGCTAGAAGGAGTCTTAAGACAAAAAGCTAGATCTAAATGGATAAAGTTAGGAGACTCGAATACAAGATAATTTTCAGCTGTGATAAAGGAAAGAGCTCACAAAAATCAGATTCAGGAACTACAATCAATTGCAGGATGTAGATTAATTGATCCAGAAGCTATAAAAGTGAAGAATGTTGAGTTCTATAAATCACTGATGGGGACTACTGCTCACTCAATACCTGCAATAGACAAGCTGGTTATGCAGAAGTGACCAAAGCTTTCACAACAACAGAGAATGGATTTGTGTAAAGATGTAACTGAGAAAGAGATTTATGAAGGACTATGCTCCATTGGAGAATATAAAGCACCAGGAATAGATGGATACAATGCATACTTTTTCAAGAAGGCTTGGCCTGCTATCAAAGAGGAAGTCTTAGAAGCTGTGGCAGATTTCTTTTCTACAAGCAGGATGTACAGAGCTATCAATTGCACTGCCATCACATTAGTGCCCAAGACTGCCAGACCTAAAAATGTAAAGGAGTTTTGACCAATTACCTGTTGTACTGTGCTATACAAGATCATCTCTAAAGTTCTTGCAGCTCGACTACAAGCTGTCATTCCCAGTATAATCAATGAAGCTCGGGCTAGATTCATTCCAGGGAGAAGAATTGCAGACAACATAATTCTAGCTCATGAACTAATGAAAGCCTACTCAAGAAAACATATCTCTCATCGGTGCATGATTAATATAGACCTTCAGAAAGTATATGATTCTGTGAAGTAGCCGTATATAAAGCAAGTCATGGAAGAGATGAGATTCCCTCAGTTATTTACCTCATGGATAATGGAGTGTATTCAAACTGTCAACTCTTCCATCATTGTCAATGGGGAGCCAACAATTCCCTTTAATGCTGCTAAAGGATTAAGACAAGGCGATCCAATGTCACCTTTCTTATTTGCGATTGTTATGGAGTGCCTGGGTAAAAATCTTAACTGTCTAAAGGAAGATAGAGAGTTCAAGCATCATCCTTGATGTGCCAAGCTGGGGATAACTCACCTTATCTTTGCTGATGATCTACTGCTATTTACCAGAGGTGATATCAATTCTATACAGGCAATACAACAAATTTTTTTTGCAATTCACCCAGGCATCTAGGCTGTAAGCAAACTTGACCAAAAGTGATGTCTACTTTGGTGGAGTTTCTACAGAGCATAAGAAGAAGATTCTGCAGCAATTAGGATTCACAGCTGGAGAATTACCCTTCAAGTACCTTAGAGTTTCACTATCAACAAAGAAACTCAGTATACTACAGTGGCAACCTCTTATTGACAAGATGATTGCAAGGATCACTTCTTGAACTACAAAGACATTGTCCTATGCAGGGAGGGTGCAGTTAGTGCAGAGTGTTTTGTTTAGAATCCAAGCTTTCTGGGCTCAGCTATTTGTGATACCTACCAAGGTGGTTAAATTGATTGAAGGAATATGCAGATCTTATATCTGGTCAGGTGGCAATATAATCATAAAAAAGCTTTGGTTGCATGGGATAGAATGTGTCTGCCCAAGGCCGGAGGAGGACTTAATATCACCAACCTAAGGATTTAGAATCGTACAGCAATAGCCAAAAATTGCTGGGATCTGGCACATAAGCAGGACAAATTGTGGATATGATGGATTCCCACCTACTATATCAAGGGGTAGAACTTCACCAATTGGACAACACCACAGCAAGCTTCTTGGATGGCCAGGAAAGTATTTGAGGCCAACGCAGTTCTAAAGAATCAACAGTATACGCAATCACTCAAGATAAGCTTAATCCGACAAATATACTTGACTCTGCTTGGTGATTACAGTCGAGTGGAATGGAAAAGCTTAGTGCTTAACAATGCTGCATGACCAAAAGCTAAATTCTCAATGTGGCTCATGATGCATGGAAAGCTATTAACTTATGATAGGTTGTATAAATAGGGACTTAATATGGATACTCAATGTGTGCTATGCCAAAGGCAAGAGGAAAATAGAGAACACTTATTTTGGAAGTGTGAATACACTAACAATGTTTGGACCAAACTACTTCAATGGATATTACTTCAATGTCCTAGAACCAGAGATTGACAGCAACATAACCAGTGGATCATCTCCTGTTCTAAAGGTAAATCTTAGCAGGCACAAGTGTTCAAAATAGTATTTGCAGAAGCTATGTATCAGATTTGGATTGAAAAGAACCTCAGAGTTTTTGAAAAAAGCAGCAGACAATGGCAAATTATTGTGaaggaggttgcctacatatgcAATGTACGTGTGCTTCCTGGAGCCAAAGCCTATCTACATAGTCTTCAATTTGTATAGGTTTTTTTAATAGGTAGATATTGGAACATAGTCGAAAATGGCTGTTTAGTATACTGTAGTCATTTAATGAGATAGCTAGCTGTGTGAGCTAAGCTATGGGAATGTAAATATTTCTTTGGTGATTAATAAAAATAAGTTAGttaccaaaaaaagaagaagaagaaatcatacatcccttttaaatttctttacgagcgttatatgcatagcaagtcatatcgtctCCATCATGATGAACTAGCCACTACTTCTTTGGGATGAGTGCATCGCCGGGTTTATATTTACATTGTCTGCTTCCTGGGGTTGTTGATCTTTTTAATGAAAGGGGAAAGAATTCATAcccgcttagccatggtcgccaggaccttaatggatggtattgaaggacaaacttatactatcatcccaataatcttagctgagatgtactgtgctctagatcggtgcaagcatgggtttggatactttgagggttgcaatctatTACTACAAGTCTGGCTGATGGAATACTTTCAGAGGGGTAAGTATCGTCAAcagcttctgcgaaggccactaaatggctacatagccaaccatcacccaaagaaaatgacgtttatTCCAGACAAttttgcaaagcctggaaatgtTGTAAGTTAGGTGTGTTTCTTCAgtaatctgacagacgagcaagggcattggatgtttgaatggttttctagtagtgagttcatcatcaggtcaaagGAGACTACTTATTTGGTACTGATCGGGCTGTGAGGTATCTACTCTTATGCTCCTATATGGGTAATGAGACAAgctggaagaaaacaagtcatacctcgagtctccaacatggtccagtacaaggcataattcaagggagatgtcatcccattcaagttcgaagcgcaacacatgtgaaatcaaaagatcattgtggaaggagAAACTGTTGAGCTAGACAGGTATCacgccggtcatatgtactactatctatcatggctGGAAGACGACGTAGCTGGGGATGTCAAACCAGGAGTCAACCTGAAGGATATGATTATAAATAAAGTGGCTGAGGCACAggtgaagtacaagaggctacgcaaaagggtgttcgagtccTAAGCTAAACATCTGGAGCAACACAAAGTGGACATGGATGCGATAAGGGAATGAaaggagattgccactaagtcaacagaGGAATACCTAGAACAAAGATTGATGgagctagaagggaagatgaTAAAGAGACTTttggattgtcaaggcatggatgACGATGAAGGAAGAAAGCTGGCAAAAGCTTATTTattgttggatatgcgcgatctgGGAAACGTGATTAATGGAGTCAAGAgaaccaagcatggagaaggtccttcagggaccaagtagattaggagatgatgttctttacttCTTTCTAGTTTAGATTAGGTTTCGATGTAATAAAGTTAAATGACATTAgtaactttattttattattgtcgatttggTAAAGattgttttggctcattttcgcattaatgaaatgaagcaaacaTTGAcaccaattttctccaagtctatgtgtcgtttaggcctacctcaggcacaatgaggtccccaaattaggacgcaaattattgcatgactttgtgaaacatgtttaaatattgcgaaCACTCTTTTATTTTACCTTACTAACTaggttaccttttgtttttctttatttctgaTTATTCCCatccccaaaggttggttcgtgcatactggcatcatcaacataccacactagatccagaggtcatCCACCTCCTCTTCCACCTAGTGACCCAAAAGGCAAAAGCAAGGGCAAAGGGAAAATAGATAATTTAAGTGAAATCCGGAAAGACAATGTTGTTGTGGCGGAAAATGTTAAAACTTCGGATGGTAGAAGTACTACGGGGCAGAATGAGTTAGTCTTAC
This region of Nicotiana tomentosiformis chromosome 4, ASM39032v3, whole genome shotgun sequence genomic DNA includes:
- the LOC138909218 gene encoding uncharacterized protein, with the translated sequence MEIGHGVNKPWVLGGDFKYVLQLQDRINGNPVNLAEIHDFTKCVQELGINELACEGDYYTWSNKQDGMDRLWSRINRMFGNYEWMMQWGHITTVYDVTFISDHNPMSLKFTVDQGNRRIPSKFFNIWVDHENFLSIVQQVRSQRVYRQKIDTARNELLIVQKSINTNCTDELTEKETNLIQSLEKWDMLEGIQELQSIAGCRLIDPEAIKVKNVEFYKSLMGTTAHSIPAIDKLVMQK